In one Colletotrichum destructivum chromosome 2, complete sequence genomic region, the following are encoded:
- a CDS encoding Putative protein kinase-like domain superfamily: protein MYDTLSLSTCFDSLQDTNGDDQARAWIRKALDAKIDLARFVADRRGKGRATEVVGYLKGAFNMGFRIRFEDDGPDAVIRFPKPGHISTVFLEEKLVNEVRAIEFIHHNTTIPVPFVHAWGLTHESPRQLGPFIIMDFVEGTLASRVLQKPTDDDQQELILNPDLDSSLLDRFYQQRIGVISKQPGEPGAGEDVWSSSKRPLTYNMNELATSAGYPADSFPTTSFARASNFFKRMSHEHLVHLRTQRNLAFTPEIARARYIARHRYLQLVDSYCSAEDDAGPLTPFCDDFRPANMPVDPDTMQITAVLDWEFTNAMPAQFSNDPPWWLLLADPGSLVDRDAVQEFRDLYEPRMEQFLRMLETVEAKEGRDARGDGDGDDRPPLSARMRASWATGRFWFNFASRKSYDVDNIYWKVLHEGGDAAALLKPEVRAGMDAAVEKEMAQLKEYREECAPRFPNEKADDNK from the exons ACACCAACGGCGACGATCAAGCACGCGCTTGGATCCGAAAAGCCCTCGATGCCAAGATCGACCTAGCAAGATTTGTTGCCGACCGTCGAGGAAAGGGTCGAGCcaccgaggtcgtcggctACCTCAAGGGCGCCTTCAACATGGGCTTCCGAATCAGGTTTGAGGATGACGggcccgacgccgtcatccgTTTCCCAAAGCCCGGTCACATCTCGACGGTGTTCTTGGAGGAGAAGCTTGTCAATGAAGTACGTGCCATCGAGTTCATACACCACAACACAACAATCCCGGTTCCGTTTGTGCACGCTTGGGGCTTGACCCACGAGAGTCCGCGGCAGCTCGGCCCCTTTATCATTATGGACTTTGTTGAGGGCACCTTGGCCTCGAGAGTTCTCCAAAAGCCCACCGACGATGACCAGCAAGAACTGATCTTGAACCCGGACCTGGACAGTTCCCTGCTAGACAGGTTCTACCAGCAA CGTATTGGCGTTATTTCGAAACAGCCTGGAGAGCCTGGGGCCGGGGAGGATGTGTGGTCCTCTTCCAAGAGACCTCTGACGTACAACATGAACGAACTGGCCACGTCCGCAGGCTACCCAGCAGATAGCTTTCCGACCACAAGCTTCGCCCGCGCCAGCAACTTCTTCAAGAGAATGTCTCACGAGCACCTGGTCCACCTGCGCACCCAGCGGAATCTTGCTTTCACCCCCGAGATTGCCCGCGCCCGCTACATTGCCCGCCACCGGTacctccagctcgtcgactCTTACTGCagcgccgaagacgacgcagGCCCCTTAACCCCGTTCTGCGACGACTTCCGGCCGGCCAATATGCCTGTTGACCCCGACACCATGCAGATCACGGCCGTGCTCGACTGGGAGTTCACCAACGCCATGCCCGCCCAGTTCTCGAACGATCCGCCCtggtggctgctgctggccgaccCGGGCAGCTTGGTGGACCGCGACGCCGTGCAGGAGTTCCGTGACCTATACGAACCCCGGATGGAACAGTTCCTCCGGATGCTCGAGACGGTCGAGGCCAAAGAAGGCCGGGACGCCCGCGGAGAcggggacggagacgacCGGCCACCTCTCTCGGCCCGGATGCGCGCCTCGTGGGCGACGGGCCGGTTCTGGTTCAATTTCGCATCCCGGAAAAGCTACGACGTTGACAACATCTATTGGAAAGTACTGCACGAAGGGGGTGACGCGGCCGCGCTGCTCAAGCCGGAGGTGCGCGCCGGGATGGACGCCGCTGTAGAGAAGGAGATGGCACAGTTAAAGGAATACAGGGAGGAATGCGCACCGCGTTTCCCCAATGAGAAGGCTGATGACAACAAGTAG